A genome region from Physeter macrocephalus isolate SW-GA chromosome 4, ASM283717v5, whole genome shotgun sequence includes the following:
- the LDLRAD1 gene encoding low-density lipoprotein receptor class A domain-containing protein 1 isoform X1: MNKIFPQGDGNAAAAGSKALPGREADRSPFCCSCRGACLSAFLMLLLATLAALIALVAILGPPPRMPGAQPCVTQMNRTGFLCHDRRSCIPASRVCDGVPTCAHGEDEEEALCRDMPQRLPGFLVAHCGDPASWIYSDQKCDGLNNCGDCSDELSPVTMCPPCGPGWWRCPSTVFKYCSCIPRSLCRDHVQHCSDWSDEYSCPGP, from the exons ATGAACAAGATCTTCCCCCAG GGGGATGGCAATGCTGCTGCCGCTGGAAGCAAAGCCCTCCCTGGAAGGGAAG CAGACCGCAGCCCTTTCTGCTGCTCGTGCCGAGGGGCCTGCCTCTCAGCCTTCCTCATGCTCCTGCTGGCAACTCTTGCAGCCCTTATTGCCCTGGTCGCCATCCTTGGACCCCCACCTCGCATGCCAG GGGCCCAGCCCTGCGTGACACAGATGAACAGGACGGGCTTCCTATGCCATGACCGGAGGAGCTGCATCCCAGCCAGCAGGGTCTGTGATGGCGTCCCCACCTGTGCCCACGGCGAGGACGAGGAGGAGGCCTTGTGCC GAGACATGCCCCAGAGGCTCCCTGGCTTCCTCGTGGCTCACTGCGGAGACCCCGCTTCCTGGATCTACTCAGACCAAAAGTGTGATGGGCTCAACAACTGTGGGGACTGCTCGGATGAACTGAGCCCAG TGACTATGTGCCCGCCCTGCGGCCCTGGCTGGTGGCGCTGTCCCTCGACTGTCTTCAAATATTGCAGCTGTATCCCCAGGAGCCTCTGCCGTGATCACGTGCAGCACTGCTCTGACTGGTCTGATGAGTACTCCTGTCCTGGACCCTGA
- the LDLRAD1 gene encoding low-density lipoprotein receptor class A domain-containing protein 1 isoform X3: MNKIFPQGDGNAAAAGSKALPGREGDMPQRLPGFLVAHCGDPASWIYSDQKCDGLNNCGDCSDELSPVTMCPPCGPGWWRCPSTVFKYCSCIPRSLCRDHVQHCSDWSDEYSCPGP, translated from the exons ATGAACAAGATCTTCCCCCAG GGGGATGGCAATGCTGCTGCCGCTGGAAGCAAAGCCCTCCCTGGAAGGGAAG GAGACATGCCCCAGAGGCTCCCTGGCTTCCTCGTGGCTCACTGCGGAGACCCCGCTTCCTGGATCTACTCAGACCAAAAGTGTGATGGGCTCAACAACTGTGGGGACTGCTCGGATGAACTGAGCCCAG TGACTATGTGCCCGCCCTGCGGCCCTGGCTGGTGGCGCTGTCCCTCGACTGTCTTCAAATATTGCAGCTGTATCCCCAGGAGCCTCTGCCGTGATCACGTGCAGCACTGCTCTGACTGGTCTGATGAGTACTCCTGTCCTGGACCCTGA
- the LDLRAD1 gene encoding low-density lipoprotein receptor class A domain-containing protein 1 isoform X2, whose product MNKIFPQGDGNAAAAGSKALPGREGAQPCVTQMNRTGFLCHDRRSCIPASRVCDGVPTCAHGEDEEEALCRDMPQRLPGFLVAHCGDPASWIYSDQKCDGLNNCGDCSDELSPVTMCPPCGPGWWRCPSTVFKYCSCIPRSLCRDHVQHCSDWSDEYSCPGP is encoded by the exons ATGAACAAGATCTTCCCCCAG GGGGATGGCAATGCTGCTGCCGCTGGAAGCAAAGCCCTCCCTGGAAGGGAAG GGGCCCAGCCCTGCGTGACACAGATGAACAGGACGGGCTTCCTATGCCATGACCGGAGGAGCTGCATCCCAGCCAGCAGGGTCTGTGATGGCGTCCCCACCTGTGCCCACGGCGAGGACGAGGAGGAGGCCTTGTGCC GAGACATGCCCCAGAGGCTCCCTGGCTTCCTCGTGGCTCACTGCGGAGACCCCGCTTCCTGGATCTACTCAGACCAAAAGTGTGATGGGCTCAACAACTGTGGGGACTGCTCGGATGAACTGAGCCCAG TGACTATGTGCCCGCCCTGCGGCCCTGGCTGGTGGCGCTGTCCCTCGACTGTCTTCAAATATTGCAGCTGTATCCCCAGGAGCCTCTGCCGTGATCACGTGCAGCACTGCTCTGACTGGTCTGATGAGTACTCCTGTCCTGGACCCTGA